From one Nitrospira sp. MA-1 genomic stretch:
- a CDS encoding UvrD-helicase domain-containing protein produces the protein MTNPSPLFDADARLTAETTFDRNVVVLAGAGTGKTTLLVNRLIHALLREPHPLRLTDMLALTFTNKAANEMKARLRDRLHGLLADCEAEAGSAELGGTGLEEFKQRYHVSTAHVRGKIQVALSDLEKSQIATLHSFAAHILRLYPLEARVDPHFQEDDGTQFLQIFQDVWDAWLEQELGAKGSAHAQWRDLLNHMGLKEIRSFAFSLCQDQISIPELERQMDAEGSPAAFRMWLETKHHQVRSLLTQYDRAKPRKIEKLLSLAERVLDWVGQGRSPTDFPLSDAEKVLLGSPIGKAPGEWNASDFQDARRAIQGAQQMLQVNEALLSRVIHLLGPFAARVRQGFSDKGWIRFDGLLIRVRDLLRDHPMVREQLKGTYAAIMVDEFQDTDPVQYEILLYLGERPHACGQFWRDIQLMPGKLFIVGDPKQSIYAFRRADIEAFDQVVEKVTDDGGIVCTLLTNFRSDGSILEAVNAVFDRLFIPQANVQPPNVPLAVGRMREAGSGSTGVEICVMANLQEEDEWDADRATRVEAEWLAGWIEEQLVPGRQWIMEKGVRTSLRPGHIAVLLRKFTNAQVYLEALQRHNIPCITDGERHFYKRQEVIDVVNVLRVLDDPTDALALVGILRSSLGGLTDQEIMDVMKLGPLDVRQAHKMNEWANSKQSVIQGLFQRLAWLHIQANRLPIPELLDHLFLQLPLVELAAASSHGEQAVVNVWKLRDLMSEQAALPQVSFSVWVERLVEALMTHPPEPEAPLAEETLDAVRVLTIHKAKGLEFPVVILPGLHQRATGPDRGAHISYDWISGLYGCTLPPVWNRGQIPLWEKQRIREAAEQRRVLYVGMTRARERLILSGGILAKRGGESLLGLIQEIAEGEFGDTELRVARVGEVSIPHTVVTPAVLQYLKPSQAHSDAESSSEVVLSTAQWDAREMRWQQANHAEAYVNPSMLHQARSLQDQGERGEISRGTSQRFGTLMHQLLQRWDFQIEPGMVRTALVAFGERQLSGELGKDKDEVIRELETLFDQLVASPVYLELQQSNILGREVPFAVPWPVGQQEPSLPRTCVMEGVMDVIYEINGDVWVGDYKTDHVSSRTVAQRAEAYREQAYAYARAASQCLGPVVKGCKLFFIRLGEVVTVDLGVDENMYQNKQQVIRRER, from the coding sequence ATGACTAATCCCTCTCCCTTATTTGATGCCGATGCGCGCCTCACGGCGGAAACGACGTTTGATCGCAATGTGGTCGTGCTGGCCGGAGCCGGGACAGGTAAAACAACATTGTTGGTCAATCGCCTGATTCATGCGCTTCTGAGGGAGCCCCACCCATTACGCTTGACCGACATGTTGGCTCTGACCTTTACGAATAAAGCCGCCAATGAAATGAAAGCGCGGCTCCGCGATCGGTTGCATGGGTTGCTGGCTGATTGTGAGGCGGAAGCCGGAAGTGCGGAGTTAGGTGGTACAGGCCTGGAGGAATTCAAACAACGCTATCATGTCTCCACGGCACATGTGAGGGGAAAAATTCAAGTCGCCTTGAGTGATTTGGAAAAATCTCAAATCGCCACACTTCATAGTTTTGCCGCTCATATCCTTCGCCTGTATCCCTTAGAGGCCCGGGTCGATCCTCATTTCCAAGAGGATGACGGGACTCAATTTCTTCAGATATTTCAAGATGTGTGGGATGCCTGGTTGGAACAGGAATTAGGTGCCAAAGGTTCCGCGCACGCCCAGTGGCGGGACTTGCTCAATCACATGGGGCTTAAGGAGATTCGATCCTTTGCCTTTTCGCTCTGTCAGGATCAGATCTCTATTCCTGAGTTGGAACGGCAAATGGATGCTGAAGGATCCCCTGCGGCCTTTCGGATGTGGCTAGAGACTAAACATCATCAGGTCCGATCATTGCTCACGCAATATGATCGAGCCAAACCTCGAAAAATTGAGAAGCTCCTCTCTCTCGCTGAACGCGTGTTGGATTGGGTGGGGCAGGGGAGGTCACCAACGGACTTCCCCTTGTCTGATGCGGAGAAAGTTTTGCTTGGTTCTCCAATTGGCAAGGCACCGGGAGAGTGGAATGCGTCGGATTTTCAAGATGCCAGGCGAGCGATTCAAGGCGCGCAACAGATGCTGCAAGTCAATGAAGCCCTATTGAGTAGAGTCATTCATCTGCTTGGGCCGTTTGCGGCACGGGTCCGGCAGGGTTTTTCAGATAAGGGCTGGATTCGTTTTGATGGGCTCTTGATCCGGGTCAGGGATCTCCTGCGCGATCATCCCATGGTCCGTGAACAGTTGAAGGGAACCTATGCAGCCATTATGGTCGATGAGTTTCAGGATACTGATCCGGTTCAATATGAAATTTTGCTCTATTTAGGTGAGCGTCCCCATGCGTGTGGGCAGTTTTGGCGGGATATTCAGCTTATGCCGGGAAAGCTGTTTATTGTGGGCGATCCCAAACAATCGATCTATGCCTTTCGGCGAGCTGATATCGAGGCATTCGATCAGGTCGTGGAGAAAGTGACGGATGATGGAGGGATCGTCTGTACGCTTCTAACCAATTTTCGTAGTGATGGGTCCATTCTTGAAGCCGTCAATGCGGTGTTTGACCGGTTGTTCATTCCCCAAGCCAATGTGCAACCCCCCAATGTCCCTCTGGCGGTTGGACGGATGCGAGAGGCCGGTTCCGGCTCGACAGGAGTGGAGATCTGTGTAATGGCTAACCTTCAAGAGGAGGACGAATGGGATGCAGATCGGGCCACCAGGGTGGAAGCCGAATGGCTGGCCGGATGGATTGAAGAGCAATTGGTGCCGGGAAGACAGTGGATCATGGAAAAGGGAGTGAGAACCTCATTGCGCCCAGGGCATATCGCGGTGTTGTTAAGGAAATTTACCAATGCGCAAGTGTATCTTGAAGCGCTGCAGCGCCACAACATTCCTTGCATAACCGATGGTGAGCGGCATTTTTACAAGCGTCAGGAAGTGATTGATGTGGTGAACGTGCTTCGCGTCCTGGATGACCCCACCGATGCCCTGGCCCTTGTGGGTATCCTTCGTTCTTCGTTAGGAGGGCTGACGGATCAAGAGATTATGGATGTGATGAAACTTGGACCCTTGGATGTCCGGCAGGCTCATAAAATGAATGAATGGGCGAATTCAAAGCAGTCAGTCATTCAGGGCCTTTTCCAACGGCTGGCCTGGCTTCATATCCAGGCAAATCGACTTCCTATTCCGGAATTGCTTGATCACCTGTTTCTGCAACTCCCTCTCGTGGAATTAGCTGCGGCTTCGAGTCATGGGGAGCAGGCGGTGGTAAATGTCTGGAAACTTCGTGACCTCATGAGTGAACAGGCCGCATTACCTCAGGTATCTTTTTCTGTCTGGGTAGAACGCCTGGTTGAGGCCCTTATGACCCATCCTCCGGAACCTGAGGCCCCCTTGGCCGAAGAGACCTTAGACGCAGTACGTGTCTTAACGATTCATAAGGCCAAAGGACTCGAATTCCCTGTGGTGATATTGCCCGGATTACATCAAAGGGCGACGGGACCTGATCGTGGGGCACATATTTCATATGACTGGATTAGCGGCTTGTATGGCTGTACGTTGCCACCTGTGTGGAATAGGGGCCAGATTCCGCTGTGGGAAAAGCAACGGATTCGAGAAGCCGCTGAACAGCGGCGCGTGCTGTATGTGGGAATGACCAGAGCCCGAGAGCGATTAATCTTATCAGGTGGCATACTTGCGAAGCGGGGTGGGGAGAGCCTGTTGGGTCTTATTCAGGAGATTGCTGAAGGAGAGTTTGGCGATACAGAACTGAGGGTGGCGCGTGTGGGAGAGGTTTCCATTCCACACACCGTCGTGACACCCGCTGTATTGCAATATTTGAAGCCTTCACAGGCACATTCTGATGCTGAAAGTAGCAGTGAGGTGGTACTCTCGACAGCACAGTGGGATGCCCGTGAAATGAGGTGGCAGCAGGCCAATCATGCGGAGGCCTACGTCAATCCCTCTATGCTGCATCAGGCGAGATCTCTTCAGGACCAGGGAGAGAGAGGGGAAATTTCCCGTGGGACCAGTCAGCGTTTCGGAACGTTAATGCATCAGCTTCTTCAACGATGGGATTTTCAAATTGAGCCGGGGATGGTTCGGACTGCTCTTGTCGCTTTTGGTGAGCGGCAGCTCTCGGGCGAGCTGGGGAAAGACAAGGATGAGGTGATCAGAGAACTGGAAACGCTTTTTGATCAATTGGTCGCATCACCGGTATATTTGGAATTGCAGCAGTCGAACATCCTGGGTCGGGAGGTTCCCTTTGCGGTGCCATGGCCTGTTGGGCAACAGGAGCCTTCCCTGCCACGGACCTGCGTGATGGAGGGCGTGATGGATGTAATCTATGAAATCAATGGAGACGTGTGGGTTGGCGATTATAAAACGGATCACGTATCCTCCCGCACTGTGGCGCAGCGAGCGGAGGCCTACCGGGAACAAGCCTATGCCTATGCCCGGGCGGCAAGCCAATGCTTGGGTCCTGTGGTCAAAGGGTGTAAACTCTTTTTTATTCGTCTCGGTGAAGTGGTCACCGTAGATCTGGGAGTCGATGAAAATATGTACCAAAATAAACAACAGGT